A single region of the Pyxidicoccus trucidator genome encodes:
- a CDS encoding transglycosylase SLT domain-containing protein, with amino-acid sequence MSAALRELASLYVAVALLLPVALLLARLALELLARLGAPLSSRQSLRVGRGALLLALVLPVLATAAHALAPAGPLFSFERSVARHAGRLPGPTWDAPAARPAPRPRDTAPASVPWLLLAASVIAMGASGFTARALVRHQRLLRRLECLPRVRAVGRVSVVLGEEGMPAFSAWFPRLGSGASAWVVVPPSVLGDAESLRLTVLHELQHHRQRDTHLAFARLVLTGAFFWHPAAHVLSRWLVALQELACDEALVVGGRAQAHAYARCLLQAALTVPGAPPLPAGATGMSHPTARRIQMLFQPRPFRAHGAAALLAALFLVLLPLATLAQGAARGRTVTLAEAKALAESSQPSGDLPVVVDAKVVEQLNRLIGTEKGRAFMKRALTNLGTQRDALVTGLRSKSLPEGLLAVAVVESAVANLPETSTSPSLAPGMRGAGVWMFIPETARRYGLEVSATRDERLDVTRETQAAAALLSDLHARYSDWRLALAAYNQGEKKVDEALAQGGSRDVSALMAAGRLNDYTATVQAGLLIVRNPHLLD; translated from the coding sequence ATGAGCGCCGCCCTCCGGGAGCTCGCATCATTATATGTAGCCGTGGCGCTGCTCCTGCCGGTGGCGCTGCTGCTGGCGCGGCTGGCGCTGGAGCTGCTCGCGAGGCTGGGCGCGCCGCTGTCCTCGCGCCAGTCGCTGCGCGTGGGCCGGGGGGCGCTGCTGCTGGCGCTCGTGCTGCCGGTGCTGGCCACGGCGGCGCATGCGCTCGCTCCGGCCGGGCCCCTCTTCAGCTTCGAGCGCTCGGTGGCGCGCCACGCGGGGCGCCTGCCCGGGCCCACGTGGGACGCTCCCGCCGCGAGGCCCGCGCCGCGTCCTCGTGACACGGCGCCGGCCTCGGTGCCGTGGCTGCTCCTCGCCGCGTCTGTGATTGCCATGGGCGCGTCTGGCTTTACCGCCCGTGCGCTCGTGCGACACCAGCGGCTGCTGCGGAGGCTGGAGTGCCTGCCTCGCGTGCGGGCCGTGGGCCGCGTCTCGGTGGTGCTGGGCGAGGAGGGCATGCCTGCCTTCTCCGCGTGGTTCCCGCGTCTGGGGAGCGGAGCGTCCGCGTGGGTGGTGGTGCCTCCGTCGGTGCTCGGTGACGCGGAGTCGCTGCGCCTCACGGTGCTGCACGAACTGCAGCACCACCGCCAGCGAGACACGCACCTGGCCTTCGCGCGCCTGGTCCTCACCGGCGCCTTCTTCTGGCATCCCGCCGCGCACGTGCTGTCTCGCTGGCTCGTCGCGCTGCAGGAGCTGGCGTGTGACGAGGCGCTGGTGGTGGGCGGCCGGGCCCAGGCGCACGCCTATGCACGCTGTCTGCTTCAAGCGGCGCTCACCGTTCCGGGCGCGCCGCCCCTTCCCGCCGGAGCCACCGGCATGTCCCACCCCACCGCGAGGAGAATCCAGATGCTGTTCCAACCCCGTCCCTTCCGCGCCCACGGCGCCGCGGCGTTGCTGGCCGCGCTCTTCCTGGTGCTCCTTCCCCTGGCGACGCTGGCCCAGGGCGCGGCGCGCGGCCGTACGGTGACGCTCGCCGAGGCGAAGGCGCTGGCCGAGTCCAGCCAGCCCTCCGGCGACCTGCCGGTGGTGGTGGACGCGAAGGTGGTGGAGCAGCTCAACCGGCTCATCGGCACGGAGAAGGGCCGCGCCTTCATGAAGCGCGCCCTGACGAACCTGGGCACGCAGCGGGACGCGCTGGTGACGGGCCTGCGCTCCAAGAGCCTTCCCGAGGGCCTGCTGGCCGTGGCGGTGGTGGAGTCGGCGGTGGCGAACCTGCCGGAGACCTCCACGAGTCCGTCGCTCGCCCCCGGCATGCGCGGCGCGGGCGTGTGGATGTTCATCCCCGAGACGGCGCGTCGCTACGGCCTCGAAGTGAGCGCCACCCGCGACGAGCGGCTGGACGTGACGCGCGAGACGCAGGCCGCCGCGGCCCTGCTGTCGGACCTGCACGCGCGCTACAGCGACTGGCGGCTGGCGCTCGCGGCCTACAACCAGGGCGAGAAGAAGGTGGACGAGGCGCTGGCCCAGGGCGGCAGCCGCGACGTGTCGGCGCTCATGGCCGCCGGCCGGCTCAACGACTACACCGCCACCGTGCAGGCCGGGCTGCTCATCGTCCGCAATCCGCACCTGCTGGACTGA
- a CDS encoding LysR family transcriptional regulator, whose protein sequence is MEFRQLQLFVAVAEELHFGRAAARVGMAQPPFSQQIRRLEAELGVELLARTSRRVALTPAGSRLLEDARVLLAKRADIITTVRQAARGETGTLRVGFAASSAFGVLPDIVLRFRTRFPEVKLEIDDSETMNVGGALVSGELDLAIIRAPFQHEGVTVERLLRERFVLGLPARHPRARRKVVSLSSLASEPFVLFPRHAAPGLHDTVTSMCLAAGFSPRVVQEANSWTSVIGMVEAGLGLTIAPASAQALRPKGVVFRALSGASGHAELELAFPSPQPSPAATHFRAIAHEAASRRQ, encoded by the coding sequence ATGGAATTCCGTCAACTCCAGCTCTTCGTCGCCGTGGCGGAGGAGCTGCACTTCGGCCGGGCCGCCGCTCGGGTCGGCATGGCGCAGCCGCCCTTCAGTCAGCAGATACGCAGGCTGGAGGCGGAGCTGGGCGTCGAGCTCCTCGCCAGGACGAGCCGACGCGTGGCCCTCACTCCCGCGGGAAGTCGCTTGCTGGAGGATGCTCGGGTGCTGCTGGCCAAGCGCGCGGACATCATCACCACCGTTCGCCAGGCGGCCCGGGGAGAGACGGGAACCCTGCGCGTCGGCTTCGCCGCGTCCTCGGCCTTCGGCGTCCTGCCCGACATCGTGCTCCGGTTCCGGACGCGGTTCCCGGAGGTGAAGCTGGAAATCGACGACAGCGAGACGATGAATGTCGGCGGCGCGCTCGTCAGCGGGGAGCTGGACCTGGCCATCATCCGGGCCCCGTTCCAGCACGAGGGCGTGACAGTCGAACGCCTGCTCCGCGAGCGCTTCGTGCTCGGGCTTCCCGCGAGGCACCCACGGGCCCGCCGCAAGGTCGTCTCCTTGTCGTCGCTCGCGAGCGAGCCCTTCGTCTTGTTCCCCCGCCATGCGGCGCCCGGTCTGCACGACACGGTGACGAGCATGTGCCTCGCCGCGGGCTTCTCTCCTCGCGTCGTGCAGGAAGCCAACTCGTGGACCTCCGTCATCGGCATGGTCGAAGCGGGGCTCGGGCTCACCATCGCCCCGGCTTCGGCCCAGGCACTCCGGCCGAAGGGCGTCGTCTTCCGCGCACTGAGTGGCGCCTCGGGCCACGCGGAGCTGGAGCTTGCCTTCCCGAGCCCCCAGCCCTCCCCCGCCGCTACGCACTTCCGCGCCATTGCGCACGAAGCAGCCTCACGCCGGCAGTGA
- a CDS encoding TonB-dependent receptor plug domain-containing protein yields the protein MRGAFRFAGARVLVLGLCLGPVASARASDVTEYVAVNRPAPDGSAVRSSERLAESVPGVQLDVNGPAIHGATAFENSYLLDGLSTNDSTTGANALPLSTEFLSSLNFITSGYMAEYGRATGGIIEADLRVEPSERLQGSIFGYWVPGALAASDVSGRGPLRHLGDFGATLGGSLVRHRLSFFAGVAPALGRVEQTRTFQGASRTSFADQRTLQAVAKLRYAVNLDHELFLSFITTPGFSRGDGRPTSEDVSPESEAPRELDSNASSVRLTYAGGFLDKRLLLNLRAGWQWQRVSPGDEGAGLEPGSVRAQDQLQANARLTYLMSWAGYHVFKTGVEAERVTTELSSTASRQVLAGYVQDSWSFSNRFTLNAGLRYEAQSLEAGEGEGTLRLGGALLPRLGLVLDPLANGRTRMFAHVAKYQSLVSPALLTSPVRSVTVDPALVPPSSRELVVGIEYELLSQVRTGASYTGRRLDSALQYLPHGEGTEVLLGNPGEGLASGTPKAERAYDAVTLWLDGNFGEEWLSRLSYTASRLRGNSPGLQPLAGAPGLAVDTTPAELSDTRTVLPADRTHTVKAYLSRDFSLTRRLNTNLGLSYLGASGTPREEGGRTSWAHTLDVHLGAGYWLAPGSRLEFSLDVFNLLDVQEDARWDGSTPLRLQAPRQVRLGARYLFF from the coding sequence ATGCGCGGGGCATTCCGGTTCGCTGGAGCCCGGGTGCTGGTGCTCGGGCTGTGCCTCGGCCCCGTCGCGAGTGCCCGGGCCTCCGACGTCACCGAGTATGTCGCGGTGAACCGACCAGCCCCCGACGGCAGCGCGGTGCGCTCGTCCGAGCGGCTCGCGGAGAGCGTCCCTGGCGTGCAGCTGGATGTGAATGGCCCCGCCATTCACGGCGCCACCGCGTTCGAGAACAGCTACCTGCTGGACGGGCTCTCCACCAATGACTCTACCACCGGAGCCAATGCGCTGCCGCTGAGCACCGAGTTCCTCTCGAGCCTGAACTTCATCACCAGTGGGTACATGGCGGAGTACGGCCGGGCCACCGGCGGCATCATCGAGGCGGACCTGCGGGTGGAGCCGTCCGAGCGGCTCCAGGGCTCCATCTTCGGGTACTGGGTGCCCGGTGCGCTGGCAGCCAGCGACGTCTCCGGCCGCGGTCCGCTCAGGCACCTGGGAGACTTCGGCGCCACGCTGGGCGGCTCCCTGGTGAGACATCGGCTGTCCTTCTTCGCAGGAGTGGCCCCGGCCCTCGGCCGCGTGGAGCAGACCCGCACCTTCCAGGGCGCCTCGCGGACCTCCTTCGCCGACCAGCGCACGCTCCAGGCCGTGGCGAAGCTGAGGTACGCCGTCAACCTCGACCATGAGCTGTTCCTGTCGTTCATCACCACGCCTGGCTTCTCACGAGGGGACGGGAGGCCCACGTCGGAGGACGTGTCCCCCGAGTCCGAGGCACCGCGCGAGCTCGACAGCAATGCCTCCTCGGTGAGGCTCACATACGCGGGCGGGTTCCTCGACAAGCGGCTGCTGCTCAACCTGCGTGCCGGCTGGCAGTGGCAGCGCGTCTCCCCGGGGGACGAAGGCGCGGGACTCGAGCCGGGCTCGGTGCGCGCCCAGGACCAGCTCCAGGCGAACGCCCGGCTCACGTACCTGATGTCCTGGGCGGGCTACCACGTCTTCAAGACGGGCGTGGAGGCGGAGCGTGTCACGACGGAGCTGTCGTCGACGGCGAGCCGACAGGTCCTCGCGGGCTACGTGCAGGACAGCTGGTCCTTCTCCAACCGCTTCACGTTGAACGCCGGCCTTCGCTACGAAGCGCAGTCGCTGGAGGCGGGTGAGGGTGAGGGCACCTTGCGGCTCGGAGGCGCGCTCCTCCCGCGCCTGGGCCTGGTGCTGGACCCGCTGGCGAATGGCAGGACGCGGATGTTCGCGCATGTCGCGAAGTACCAGTCCCTGGTGTCGCCCGCCCTGCTCACGAGCCCGGTGCGGAGCGTGACAGTGGACCCGGCCCTGGTGCCGCCCTCCTCCCGCGAGCTCGTCGTGGGAATCGAGTACGAGCTGCTCAGCCAGGTCCGGACCGGCGCGAGCTACACCGGCCGCAGGTTGGACTCGGCCCTCCAGTACCTGCCCCACGGCGAGGGGACGGAGGTCCTGCTCGGCAACCCCGGAGAGGGCCTCGCCTCGGGCACTCCGAAGGCGGAGCGCGCGTACGACGCGGTGACGCTCTGGCTGGATGGGAACTTTGGTGAGGAGTGGCTGTCGCGGCTCAGCTATACGGCGTCGCGGCTTCGCGGCAACAGCCCGGGGCTCCAGCCGCTCGCGGGTGCACCGGGCCTCGCCGTCGACACCACGCCCGCCGAGCTGTCGGACACCCGGACCGTGCTGCCGGCGGACCGGACGCACACGGTGAAGGCCTATCTCTCCCGGGACTTCTCCCTCACGCGGAGGCTCAACACCAACCTGGGCCTGTCGTATCTGGGCGCCTCGGGCACGCCGCGGGAAGAGGGTGGGCGCACGTCGTGGGCCCACACGCTGGATGTCCATCTCGGCGCGGGCTACTGGCTCGCCCCGGGCTCCCGCCTGGAGTTCAGCCTGGACGTGTTCAACCTCCTCGACGTCCAGGAGGATGCGCGGTGGGACGGAAGCACGCCCCTCCGGCTCCAGGCTCCGCGACAGGTGCGCCTCGGCGCGCGGTACCTGTTCTTCTGA
- a CDS encoding metallophosphoesterase, with translation MSSTGRSYENPRFRLELSAPATVTLDLMSSVDTYLYLLNQDGSQLLAQDDDSGDGYNSRLTVSLGAGRYMLVAATYSPGQLGDFTLNTSHGGLAYCFTAYVDVNFSGASNTFCEGGSQPFYNDAYSSLRVPKGLRVRAFEHSGGVGRARTYFQDAPNLGGSYNDMISSFSWSNFQVNDFFMVFASDPQFSWKHCNDDSGSALCAREQQAFGGWNDDDLARYYNTNVVNGINQVKNLLGEYRFGGTVVNGDLTEFGNQDVDLGDYINIYERGVQSNVYLGLGNHDYDNNVNDCYENYCATNMVWYFRDQVWTLNPSRFDYSESGVYYEFPSNRKNHAGSLGYSWDIGNVHFVQLNNYPTYTRDWNGWNFGDARRDYFYIQSAIAWLRNDLQNAVNSGKELVVNLHDWGMGASGELMAVLNDFPVSAVYAGHWHGTYGRYETRAMNDGRGMPVFLGGSAHVGSFLVTRFVNNKMYTWVMSVDQFNGGGLRVLYNGNAYAASTPGLFDVCTGCSRYYQDVFDMR, from the coding sequence GTGAGCTCCACCGGCCGCTCGTATGAGAACCCCCGCTTCCGGCTGGAGCTGTCGGCGCCCGCGACGGTGACGCTCGACCTGATGTCCTCGGTGGACACCTATCTCTACCTGCTCAACCAGGATGGCTCGCAGCTCCTCGCCCAGGATGACGACAGCGGCGACGGCTACAACAGCCGGCTGACGGTGTCGCTGGGGGCAGGCAGGTACATGCTCGTCGCCGCCACCTACTCGCCGGGCCAGCTCGGTGACTTCACCCTCAACACCAGCCATGGAGGCCTGGCGTACTGCTTCACCGCCTACGTGGACGTGAACTTCAGCGGCGCCTCCAACACCTTCTGCGAGGGCGGAAGCCAGCCGTTCTATAACGACGCGTACTCGTCCCTGCGTGTTCCCAAGGGCCTGCGCGTGCGCGCCTTCGAGCACAGCGGTGGCGTCGGCCGGGCGCGCACGTACTTCCAGGACGCGCCGAACCTGGGCGGGTCCTACAACGACATGATTTCGAGCTTCTCCTGGTCCAACTTCCAGGTGAACGACTTCTTCATGGTGTTCGCCTCGGACCCGCAGTTCTCCTGGAAGCACTGCAACGACGACAGCGGGAGCGCGCTCTGTGCCCGGGAGCAGCAGGCCTTCGGGGGGTGGAATGACGACGACCTGGCGCGCTACTACAACACCAACGTCGTCAACGGCATCAACCAGGTGAAGAACCTGCTGGGCGAGTACCGGTTCGGCGGCACCGTGGTGAACGGCGACCTGACGGAGTTCGGCAATCAGGACGTCGACCTGGGTGACTACATCAACATCTACGAGCGCGGCGTGCAGTCCAACGTCTACCTGGGCCTGGGCAACCACGACTACGACAACAACGTCAACGACTGCTACGAGAACTACTGCGCCACGAACATGGTCTGGTACTTCAGGGACCAGGTGTGGACGCTCAACCCGAGCCGCTTCGACTACTCGGAGAGCGGCGTCTATTACGAGTTCCCGAGCAACCGGAAGAACCACGCGGGGAGCCTGGGGTACTCGTGGGACATCGGCAACGTCCACTTCGTCCAGCTCAACAACTACCCCACGTACACCCGAGACTGGAACGGCTGGAACTTCGGCGACGCGCGCCGCGACTACTTCTACATCCAGTCCGCCATCGCCTGGCTGCGCAATGACCTCCAGAACGCCGTCAACAGCGGCAAGGAGCTGGTCGTCAACCTGCACGACTGGGGGATGGGCGCGAGCGGCGAGCTGATGGCGGTGCTGAACGACTTCCCGGTCTCCGCCGTGTATGCGGGCCACTGGCACGGCACCTATGGCCGGTATGAGACGCGGGCGATGAACGACGGCAGGGGGATGCCCGTCTTCCTCGGGGGCTCGGCCCACGTGGGCAGCTTCCTGGTGACCCGCTTCGTGAACAACAAGATGTACACATGGGTCATGTCCGTGGACCAGTTCAACGGCGGCGGGCTGCGCGTGCTGTACAACGGCAACGCCTACGCGGCCTCCACGCCGGGCCTGTTCGACGTCTGCACCGGGTGCTCGCGGTACTACCAGGACGTGTTCGACATGCGCTGA
- a CDS encoding BlaI/MecI/CopY family transcriptional regulator, whose translation MASKPEPEAPRPLTPVELELMQLVWKQGEVSVADVLAALPPERALAYTSVSTVLRILEQKGVVRSRKQGRGHLYSAVLPREAYEAQSVRHLVDTLFEGTPSALVARLVEALPLAPDEVEQIHQLLKAKGGKP comes from the coding sequence GTGGCCAGCAAACCCGAGCCCGAAGCGCCCCGGCCGTTGACGCCGGTGGAGCTCGAGCTGATGCAACTCGTGTGGAAGCAGGGCGAGGTGAGCGTGGCGGACGTGCTCGCCGCGCTGCCGCCTGAGCGCGCTCTCGCGTACACCTCGGTGTCCACCGTCCTGCGCATCCTCGAGCAGAAGGGCGTGGTGCGCAGCCGCAAGCAGGGGCGGGGACACCTGTACTCGGCGGTGCTGCCGCGCGAGGCGTACGAGGCGCAGAGCGTGCGCCACCTGGTGGACACCCTCTTCGAGGGCACGCCCTCCGCGCTGGTGGCGCGACTGGTGGAGGCCCTGCCGCTGGCCCCGGACGAGGTGGAGCAGATCCACCAGTTGCTCAAGGCGAAGGGGGGCAAGCCATGA